The segment GGCTGGCTGACACGGGGCTGGGCCGGGAAGTAACGGGCAATCGCCGCCAGCATCGCGCTCTGTTGTTCTTCCAGGGCATAGCGCAGTTTGCGCAGATGACGGTCGTAGCCGCCGTGCTGCAAGTAATCCGCAATGGCAGCCTGGGCGGGCATCGAGGCGCACAGCGAGGTCATCAGCTTTAGCCGTTCGATTTTCTGCGCGTATCGACCCGCAGCCACCCAGCCGATGCGGTAGCCCGGCGCCAGGCTTTTGGCAAACGAGCCGCAATGCATCACCAGGCCTTCAGTATCAAACGCTTTGGCCGGTTTGGGAGCGTGCTGGCCGTAATACAGTTCGGCGTACACATCGTCCTCAATCAACGGCACCTGATGGCTGCGCAGCAACTCGACCAGGGCCTGCTTCTTGGCCTCGGGCATGGTCGCGCCAATCGGGTTCTGGAAACTGGTCATGCACCACACGGCCTTGATCGGGTGGCGTTCAAGGGTGTGTGCCAGCACGCCGAGATCGATGCCATCACGCGGATGCACCGGAATCTCCACCGCCTTGAGCTTGAGCCGCTCAAGGACTTGCAGGCAGGCATAGAACGCCGGGGCTTCAATGGCCACCAGATCACCGGGCTCGGTGACGGCTTGCAGGCACAGGTTCAGGGCCTCCAGCGCACCATTGGTGATCAGCAGTTCTTCCATGGGCAGCATCAACCCGCCGACCATGTAGCGCAGGGCGATTTGCCGGCGCAGTTGCGGGTTGCCGGGTGACATGTCGGTCACCACCATGCGCGGGTCCATCTCGCGGCTGGCGGTGGCCATCGAACGGGCAAGCCGCTGCAGCGGAAACAGCATGGGGCTTGGGAAGGCCGAGCCGAAGGGCACGGTGTGGGGGTCTTTGATCGAGTCCAGCACCGAGAACACCAGGGCGCTGACATCCACCTGGGTGGACTCGGTGATATGGCTGCTGAACACCGGCTCGCAAAACGGACTCGGTGCATGGGTGTTGACGAAGTAGCCAGAGCGCGGCTTGGCCCGAATCAGGCCACGGCGCTCCAGCAGGTAATAGGCTTGAAACACGGTCGAAGGGCTGACCCCATAGGTCTGGCTGGCATAGCGCACCGACGGCACGCGCTGACCGGGGCCGAGCACCCCTGAGCGGATCAGTTCGGCAATATCGTCGGCGAATTTTTCGTAGCGTTTCATGGGATAAGGCTCGGTCCGGCGTGAGTTTCAAACATCACGAATCTGTGGGAGCAGGCGTGGCGTGTGAAGCGGGTTTGCTCGCGAGACAGGCGGCGCGGGGTCTCGGCGACAGCGCAGCGATCTTATCGCGAGCAAGCCCGCTCACACACTAACGATTAAGCGGTGCAACAAAACGGCTTTTGGCCACGCTGCGCACGTCTGGCTGATCGGTGTCGGTCACCACAAACTCGAGGGTCTGTGAACTGCTCTTCGGGCGATCGGCCAGCAAGGCAACAGACACCGGCACATCGACGATCTCACCCGGGGCCAGGCTCAGTTCGGTTTTACCCTGCAACTGGAAGTCCTCGCTGTTTTGCAACGACACTCGGTACTGCTGCGGCTCCTGAGTCTTGTTGATGATTTTAAGGCTGTAGATGTTCTCGATCTGGCCCTGGCTGTTCTCGCGGAACAGGCCCCGGTCCTTGATCACATCCAGGGACACCATCGTGCGCTGGTTCAGGGCCACCACCAGCGCCCCGATCATCACCACCAGCACCACGGCGTAGCCGATCAGGCGTGGGCGCGCCAGGTGGGTCTTGCCGCCTTGCAGTTCGTGCTCGGAGGTATAGCGTACCAGGCCCGGGGCATAGCCCATTTTCTCCATCACCGAGTCGCAGGCATCGATACAGGCTGCGCAACCGATGCATTCCATCTGCAAGCCATCGCGGATATCAATCCCTGTCGGGCACACCTGCACGCACATATAGCAGTCGATGCAATCGCCCAGGCCTTCTTGCTTGGGTGCAACCCCGCGTTTGCGCGGACCACGGTTTTCGCCACGGGCCACGTCATAGGAAATGGCCAGGGTGTCTTTATCGAACATGACGCTTTGGAAGCGGGCATACGGGCACATATGCATGCACACCGCTTCACGCAGCCAGCCGGCGCTGATGTACGTGGCACCAGTGAAAAACAGCATCCAGAACAGGCTGATGCCGGCGATTTCCAGGGTCAGCAGTTCAGTGGCCAACGGCCGGACCGGCGTGAAGTAACCGACAAATGTCAGCGCGGTCATTACGCTGATGGCCAGCCACAGCGTGTGCTTGGCGGTACGGCGCAGGATCTTGTTCAGGCGCCAGGGGGCTGCTTGCAGTTTTATGCGCTGGTTTCTGTCACCTTCAGTGATCTTTTCGCACCACATAAACAGCCAGGTCCAGCTGCTTTGCGGACAGGTGTAACCACACCACACCCGCCCGGCAAAGACCGTGATCGCAAACAGCCCGAAGGCGGCAATGATCAGCAATGCCGACAGCAGGATGAAGTCCTGCGGCCAGAACGTTGCGCCGAAAATATGAAACTTGCTCTCAGACAAATCCCACAGGACTGCCTGCCGGCCATCCCAGTTCAGCCAGACCGTGCCAAAGAACAGCAAAAACAAAAAGCCTGTCCCCACTATTCGC is part of the Pseudomonas sp. ML2-2023-3 genome and harbors:
- the ccoG gene encoding cytochrome c oxidase accessory protein CcoG, translating into MSEQIPVQILESFEASRPRATKNKNKSSDNMIHTRSFTGLFRTLRIVGTGFLFLLFFGTVWLNWDGRQAVLWDLSESKFHIFGATFWPQDFILLSALLIIAAFGLFAITVFAGRVWCGYTCPQSSWTWLFMWCEKITEGDRNQRIKLQAAPWRLNKILRRTAKHTLWLAISVMTALTFVGYFTPVRPLATELLTLEIAGISLFWMLFFTGATYISAGWLREAVCMHMCPYARFQSVMFDKDTLAISYDVARGENRGPRKRGVAPKQEGLGDCIDCYMCVQVCPTGIDIRDGLQMECIGCAACIDACDSVMEKMGYAPGLVRYTSEHELQGGKTHLARPRLIGYAVVLVVMIGALVVALNQRTMVSLDVIKDRGLFRENSQGQIENIYSLKIINKTQEPQQYRVSLQNSEDFQLQGKTELSLAPGEIVDVPVSVALLADRPKSSSQTLEFVVTDTDQPDVRSVAKSRFVAPLNR
- the mapR gene encoding GntR family transcriptional regulator MpaR (MapR regulates genes involved in Pseudomonas quinolone signal (PQS) production and anthranilate metabolism), translating into MKRYEKFADDIAELIRSGVLGPGQRVPSVRYASQTYGVSPSTVFQAYYLLERRGLIRAKPRSGYFVNTHAPSPFCEPVFSSHITESTQVDVSALVFSVLDSIKDPHTVPFGSAFPSPMLFPLQRLARSMATASREMDPRMVVTDMSPGNPQLRRQIALRYMVGGLMLPMEELLITNGALEALNLCLQAVTEPGDLVAIEAPAFYACLQVLERLKLKAVEIPVHPRDGIDLGVLAHTLERHPIKAVWCMTSFQNPIGATMPEAKKQALVELLRSHQVPLIEDDVYAELYYGQHAPKPAKAFDTEGLVMHCGSFAKSLAPGYRIGWVAAGRYAQKIERLKLMTSLCASMPAQAAIADYLQHGGYDRHLRKLRYALEEQQSAMLAAIARYFPAQPRVSQPSGGYFLWLELPEQMDSLKLFQMALAQGISIAPGPIFSATQRFRNCIRLNYGSPWDEASEKAMETLGKIVRSF